A section of the Bryobacteraceae bacterium genome encodes:
- a CDS encoding dipeptidyl-peptidase codes for MKRTRLFLCAWLAMGLVQADEGMWLFNAVPESQLASKHGFRPTKEFLDHLRLSSVRFGGASGSFVSPNGLIFTNHHVASRCIQNVSSKEHNYMRDGFYADSPEKELKCPGLEVQVLEEITDVTDRVRQAVTAPPSDAKAAQQRQAAINTLEKECMDRHGGACSVVTLYSGALYHLYRYRKYTDVRLVFAPEEAIAFFGGDPDNFTYPRYDLDITFLRAYENGRPAQTPHYLKWSRTGPREGELALVSGHPGSTDRFITVAQFEYLRDVSYPRSLRSLSAVISALKEYGSKSEENHRVARDKLFGAENSFKVRDGELKGMRETWLMEAKRRSEEQFRKAVAANAAAKDEVGDAFEKIAAAYEKWKPRSAEYLLESGAMLCDMFSYARHLYRLAEERQKPNAERLREYSDAALPSLEHRLTAQTPVTPELEALMLQKWFELLQAELGESSAVVRQILNGKTPAEAARGYIFSSKLQDAAERRKLLEDPAAARSSDDGMIRLVRMIDPQARAIRRVYEEEFDAVVRDAASRIARARFTLYGTSVYPDATGSLRLSFGRIEGYRNAQGQPVRWYTDFDGLYGRATGKDPYRLPERWLERKGALKRKTAFNFVSTADIIGGNSGSPTVNTRGEVIGIVFDSNYEAMHNRFLYGMERGERCVHVASDGIIEALRAVYGAGRVLEELGFAKAAK; via the coding sequence ATGAAACGAACCAGGTTGTTCCTTTGCGCATGGCTGGCCATGGGCCTCGTCCAGGCCGACGAGGGGATGTGGCTGTTCAACGCGGTGCCGGAATCGCAGCTCGCGTCGAAACACGGCTTCCGGCCGACCAAAGAGTTTCTGGACCATCTGCGGCTGTCGTCGGTGCGGTTTGGCGGGGCTTCGGGCTCGTTTGTCAGCCCGAATGGACTCATTTTCACGAACCACCATGTGGCCTCGCGCTGCATCCAGAACGTGAGTTCGAAAGAGCACAACTACATGCGGGACGGCTTCTACGCCGACTCGCCGGAAAAGGAGCTGAAGTGCCCGGGCCTCGAAGTTCAGGTGTTGGAAGAGATCACCGACGTGACCGACCGCGTGAGGCAGGCGGTGACGGCGCCGCCGTCCGATGCGAAGGCGGCGCAGCAGCGGCAGGCGGCGATCAACACGCTTGAGAAAGAGTGCATGGACCGCCACGGCGGCGCCTGCTCGGTGGTGACCCTGTATTCAGGCGCGCTCTATCATCTTTATCGCTACAGGAAGTACACGGACGTCCGGCTGGTGTTCGCTCCTGAAGAAGCGATCGCCTTTTTCGGCGGCGACCCGGACAATTTCACGTATCCGAGATATGACCTCGACATCACGTTCCTGCGAGCCTATGAGAACGGCCGGCCGGCGCAGACGCCGCATTATCTGAAGTGGTCGCGCACGGGGCCGCGCGAGGGCGAGCTGGCGCTGGTGAGCGGACATCCGGGGTCGACTGACCGCTTCATCACGGTGGCGCAGTTCGAGTATCTGCGCGACGTGAGCTATCCGCGCTCCCTCCGCAGCCTTTCCGCGGTGATCAGCGCGCTGAAAGAGTATGGCTCGAAGAGCGAGGAGAACCACCGGGTGGCGCGCGACAAGCTGTTCGGCGCCGAGAATTCTTTCAAGGTGCGCGATGGCGAGCTGAAGGGAATGCGCGAAACCTGGCTCATGGAAGCCAAGCGCCGCAGCGAAGAGCAGTTTCGCAAGGCGGTGGCGGCGAATGCGGCGGCGAAGGATGAAGTGGGCGACGCGTTTGAGAAGATTGCCGCGGCGTATGAGAAATGGAAGCCGCGTTCAGCCGAATATCTGCTTGAGAGCGGCGCGATGCTGTGCGACATGTTTTCCTACGCGCGCCATCTGTACCGGCTGGCCGAGGAGCGGCAGAAGCCAAATGCCGAGCGGCTGCGCGAGTACAGCGATGCGGCGCTGCCGTCGCTGGAGCACCGGCTGACGGCGCAGACGCCGGTGACGCCGGAGCTGGAGGCGCTGATGCTTCAAAAGTGGTTCGAGCTGCTCCAGGCCGAACTGGGCGAGTCCAGTGCAGTGGTGCGGCAGATTCTGAACGGGAAGACTCCGGCCGAAGCTGCGCGAGGCTACATTTTCAGCTCGAAACTCCAGGACGCGGCCGAGCGACGGAAGCTGCTGGAAGACCCGGCGGCGGCTCGCAGCTCCGACGACGGCATGATCCGGCTGGTGCGGATGATCGATCCGCAGGCGCGGGCCATCCGGAGGGTGTATGAGGAGGAGTTTGATGCGGTGGTGCGCGACGCGGCGTCACGGATCGCGCGGGCGCGCTTCACCCTGTATGGGACGAGCGTGTATCCGGATGCCACCGGCTCGCTGCGGCTGTCGTTCGGGCGCATTGAAGGGTACCGCAACGCGCAGGGACAACCGGTGCGCTGGTACACGGACTTCGACGGGCTCTACGGCCGCGCCACCGGCAAGGACCCCTACAGGCTGCCCGAACGGTGGCTGGAGCGGAAGGGCGCGCTGAAGCGCAAGACCGCGTTCAATTTTGTTTCGACGGCGGACATCATCGGCGGCAACTCCGGCTCGCCGACGGTGAACACGCGCGGCGAAGTGATTGGCATTGTCTTCGACTCGAACTACGAAGCGATGCACAACCGGTTCCTCTACGGGATGGAACGCGGCGAGCGCTGCGTGCATGTGGCCTCGGACGGCATCATCGAGGCGCTGCGCGCCGTCTATGGCGCCGGGCGCGTGCTCGAGGAGCTGGGCTTCGCGAAGGCGGCGAAGTAG
- a CDS encoding acyl-peptide hydrolase, whose translation MLRTRTLLAAIVLVAAGTHAQQKKGLDAESLFEMESIANPAISPDGKAIVFSRGFVDKVKDQQRSNLWMITGWQEPGGPKLRELTAGPWRDSAPVWSPDGKRIAFLSDRDGSTQIHVMWVDSREVAQLTRVEKAPSQIRWSPDGRKIAFVMTVPDEDPILPIKMPKKPEGAQWAKPAVIVDRLSWASDGVGPVPKGHLHIFIVDAITGGTAKQVTTGKYNHQSPRWSPDGKTLYFSGIRKADAEYLRNDSEIYALDLATGAIRQLTDRKGPDNNPAPHGKWIAYTGYDDRLYTYHIPSIYLMDSEGGQKRLWAGNLASAPGELHWAADGSGVYYTMEERGSSNLYFLPLTGAPRRVTDGVQMITQASLARTGEIAAVRSSFHEPGSLVLIRGGQIQKILNVNEDVLDGRALGEVEELWWDGPDGFRIQGWLVKPVDFDPKKKYPMVLYIHGGPWSMYSVAFNWAWQNFAANGYAVLYANPRGSTGYGQDFVNGIQYAYPGKDYDDLMAGVDAALKKGFIDERNLFVCGGSGGGVLTAWIVGHTNRFRAAVSMRPVTNWHSFVGTTDGAMWYHQFRKKPWEDPMEYALRSPLHYVANVTTPTMVMTGEADLRTPISQSEEYYRALKLLKKETLLVRVPEEFHGWRRPSHQLMQQLYLLAWFEKYRVKDN comes from the coding sequence ATGTTGCGCACGCGAACCCTGCTCGCCGCCATTGTGCTTGTTGCCGCTGGCACGCACGCCCAGCAGAAAAAGGGGCTGGACGCCGAATCGCTGTTCGAGATGGAGTCCATCGCAAACCCGGCGATTTCGCCGGATGGAAAGGCGATTGTCTTTTCCCGCGGGTTTGTGGACAAGGTGAAAGACCAGCAGCGGTCCAACCTGTGGATGATCACCGGGTGGCAGGAACCGGGCGGGCCGAAGCTGCGGGAGCTGACCGCCGGGCCGTGGCGCGACTCAGCGCCCGTGTGGTCGCCCGACGGAAAACGCATCGCGTTTCTGAGCGACAGGGACGGGAGCACGCAGATCCACGTCATGTGGGTGGACTCGCGCGAAGTGGCGCAGTTGACGCGTGTGGAGAAGGCGCCGTCGCAGATCCGGTGGTCGCCGGACGGCAGGAAGATCGCATTCGTGATGACCGTACCGGACGAGGATCCGATCCTGCCCATCAAAATGCCGAAGAAACCCGAGGGCGCGCAGTGGGCCAAGCCGGCGGTGATCGTGGACCGGCTGAGCTGGGCGAGCGACGGCGTGGGGCCGGTGCCAAAGGGCCATTTGCACATCTTCATCGTGGACGCGATCACCGGCGGCACGGCCAAGCAGGTGACCACGGGCAAGTACAATCACCAGTCGCCGCGGTGGTCGCCGGACGGAAAGACGCTGTACTTCAGCGGCATTCGCAAGGCGGACGCCGAATATCTGCGCAATGACAGCGAGATCTACGCACTGGATCTGGCCACCGGCGCGATCCGCCAGCTCACGGACCGCAAGGGACCGGACAACAACCCGGCGCCGCACGGAAAATGGATCGCATATACGGGCTACGATGACCGGCTGTACACGTATCACATTCCGTCCATCTACCTGATGGACAGCGAGGGCGGGCAGAAGCGGCTGTGGGCGGGGAATCTGGCGTCGGCGCCGGGCGAGCTGCACTGGGCCGCCGATGGCTCGGGCGTCTATTACACGATGGAGGAACGCGGCTCATCGAACCTGTATTTTCTGCCGCTGACCGGCGCGCCGCGCCGGGTGACCGACGGGGTGCAGATGATCACGCAGGCTTCGCTGGCGCGGACGGGCGAGATCGCGGCGGTGCGGTCGTCCTTCCATGAGCCGGGCTCGCTGGTGCTGATCCGCGGCGGCCAGATCCAGAAGATCCTGAACGTGAACGAAGACGTGCTGGATGGCCGCGCGCTGGGCGAAGTGGAAGAGCTGTGGTGGGACGGCCCCGACGGGTTCCGCATCCAGGGCTGGCTGGTAAAGCCGGTGGATTTCGATCCGAAAAAGAAATATCCGATGGTGTTGTACATTCACGGCGGGCCGTGGTCGATGTACAGCGTCGCCTTCAACTGGGCATGGCAGAATTTCGCAGCCAATGGGTATGCGGTTCTGTATGCGAACCCGCGCGGCAGCACGGGCTACGGGCAGGATTTTGTCAATGGAATTCAGTACGCGTATCCGGGCAAGGATTATGACGATCTGATGGCGGGCGTGGACGCGGCGCTGAAGAAAGGTTTCATTGACGAGCGGAACCTGTTCGTGTGCGGCGGCAGTGGCGGCGGCGTGCTGACGGCGTGGATCGTCGGTCACACAAACCGTTTCCGCGCTGCCGTGTCGATGCGGCCGGTCACGAACTGGCACAGCTTTGTCGGCACGACTGACGGAGCGATGTGGTACCACCAGTTCCGGAAGAAGCCGTGGGAGGACCCGATGGAGTATGCGCTGCGCAGCCCGCTGCACTACGTGGCGAACGTCACCACGCCGACGATGGTGATGACGGGCGAGGCGGACCTGAGGACGCCCATTTCGCAGAGCGAGGAATATTACCGGGCGCTGAAGCTGCTGAAGAAGGAGACGCTGCTGGTGCGGGTGCCGGAGGAATTTCACGGGTGGCGGCGCCCGTCGCACCAGCTGATGCAGCAGCTCTACCTGCTGGCGTGGTTTGAAAAGTACCGGGTGAAGGACAACTGA
- a CDS encoding peptidase M50: MTFDLPQALLNVTIFWILTTPHEYAHAWVADRLGDDTPRLEGRVTLNPLAHVDWMGTVFIPLMASLLGGVFFGWGKAVNTNPAKLRGGVNGLAAVALAGPASNVVFAVLLAGLAAVFPAGVEILFRAAFISLLLALFNMIPVPPLDGSKLLIAARIPPAAYVELSRFGFILLLVLMYSTGLGRWMAEASYTGALRLFLMFR; encoded by the coding sequence ATGACGTTCGACCTGCCGCAGGCGCTGCTGAACGTGACGATTTTCTGGATCCTGACGACGCCGCACGAATATGCGCATGCATGGGTCGCCGACCGGCTGGGCGACGACACGCCGCGGCTGGAGGGCCGGGTGACGCTGAACCCGCTGGCGCACGTGGACTGGATGGGCACGGTGTTCATTCCGTTGATGGCCTCGCTGCTCGGTGGCGTCTTTTTTGGATGGGGCAAAGCGGTCAACACCAATCCGGCAAAGCTGCGCGGGGGCGTGAACGGGCTGGCGGCGGTGGCGCTGGCGGGGCCGGCCAGCAATGTCGTCTTCGCCGTGCTTCTGGCCGGGCTGGCGGCCGTGTTCCCGGCCGGGGTGGAGATCCTGTTCCGCGCCGCGTTCATCAGTCTGCTTCTGGCGCTGTTCAACATGATCCCGGTGCCGCCGCTGGACGGCTCGAAGCTGCTGATTGCGGCGCGCATCCCGCCGGCGGCCTATGTAGAGCTGTCGCGCTTCGGATTCATTCTTCTGCTGGTGCTGATGTATTCGACCGGCCTCGGCCGCTGGATGGCGGAGGCCAGCTACACGGGCGCGCTGCGCCTGTTCCTGATGTTCCGCTGA
- the gaa gene encoding glutaryl-7-ACA acylase, producing the protein MISRRLLLAALLPLLVPAQPRTVAQTAPPASDRAAYIRQHYTKHEFLIPMRDGVRLFTSVYVPKDRSRAYPILLLRTPYTVAPYGAENYRASLGPASEKFMREGFIFAYQDVRGRGRSEGEFVHVRPYIPDKKTNRDVDEASDTYDTIDWLVKHVHGNNGRVGMWGISYPGFYAAMGALDSHPALKAVSPQAPVINWFIGDDFRHNGALFLVHAFNFLGIFGRPRPSEGLLPESRFEIDGPDAYTFHLSIGPLANYEEKLFKGQVKFWRELLENDTYNEFWKSRDLRPHLRNMKVAMLTVGGWFDAEDVYGPLRLYESAEKQNPGAVNLLVEGPWSHGGWARTDGTRLGNVSFAVNTSRFFQDEIEFPFFMQHLKGAGGGNPLPEAYVFETGRNEWHRMDAWPPQQARRRTYYFREEGRLSTQPPETAGEAFDEYLSDPNRPVPFLPFIDRGMNYDYMVEDQRFASTRPDVLVYQTGPLEEDVRVAGPLRAVLHVSTSGTDADWVVKLIDVFPNDAPDPQPNPKEIRMGGYQMLVRGEPFRGRFRTGFDRPTPFTPGKMEPVEFELPDVFHTFRRGHRIMIHVQSSWFPLVDRNPQKFVRIHEAKASDFVKATHRVYRSRQAASGVVLPILE; encoded by the coding sequence ATGATCTCACGACGTCTGCTGCTGGCAGCGCTGCTGCCGCTGCTTGTCCCCGCACAACCGAGAACCGTTGCCCAGACGGCGCCGCCGGCCAGCGACCGGGCGGCCTACATCCGGCAGCATTATACGAAGCATGAATTCCTGATCCCGATGCGAGACGGCGTGCGTCTGTTCACGTCCGTTTACGTGCCCAAGGACCGGAGCCGCGCCTATCCAATATTGCTTCTCCGGACGCCCTACACGGTGGCGCCGTATGGGGCGGAAAATTACCGCGCCAGTCTGGGCCCTGCCAGCGAGAAGTTCATGCGCGAGGGGTTCATCTTCGCCTATCAGGACGTGCGCGGACGCGGCCGCAGCGAGGGCGAGTTCGTCCATGTGCGCCCGTACATCCCGGACAAGAAGACAAACAGGGACGTCGACGAGGCCTCGGACACCTACGATACGATCGACTGGCTGGTGAAGCACGTTCACGGAAACAACGGCCGCGTGGGCATGTGGGGCATCTCGTATCCGGGATTTTATGCGGCGATGGGAGCGCTGGATTCGCATCCGGCGCTGAAGGCGGTGTCGCCGCAGGCGCCGGTGATCAACTGGTTCATCGGCGATGATTTTCGCCACAATGGCGCGCTGTTCCTGGTGCACGCATTCAATTTCCTGGGCATTTTCGGACGGCCGAGGCCGTCCGAGGGCCTGCTGCCGGAATCGCGCTTCGAAATCGACGGGCCTGACGCCTATACGTTCCATCTTTCCATCGGACCGCTGGCGAATTACGAAGAAAAACTGTTCAAAGGCCAGGTGAAATTCTGGCGTGAATTGCTGGAAAACGACACTTATAACGAGTTCTGGAAGTCGCGCGACCTGCGGCCGCACCTCCGGAACATGAAGGTGGCCATGCTCACCGTCGGCGGGTGGTTCGATGCCGAGGACGTGTACGGTCCCTTGCGGCTGTATGAGTCAGCGGAGAAGCAGAACCCCGGGGCGGTGAATCTGCTGGTGGAGGGGCCGTGGAGCCACGGCGGCTGGGCGCGCACGGATGGCACGCGGCTGGGCAACGTGAGCTTCGCCGTAAATACGTCCCGGTTTTTCCAGGACGAAATTGAATTTCCGTTTTTCATGCAGCACCTGAAGGGCGCGGGCGGCGGAAATCCGCTTCCCGAAGCCTACGTTTTCGAAACGGGCCGCAACGAGTGGCACCGCATGGACGCCTGGCCGCCGCAGCAGGCGCGCCGGCGCACCTACTATTTCCGGGAAGAGGGCCGGCTTTCGACGCAGCCCCCGGAGACCGCAGGCGAGGCCTTCGACGAGTATCTTTCCGATCCAAACCGGCCCGTCCCCTTCCTGCCGTTCATCGACCGCGGGATGAACTACGACTACATGGTGGAGGACCAGCGTTTCGCCTCAACGAGGCCGGACGTGCTGGTCTATCAGACCGGGCCGCTTGAAGAGGACGTGCGCGTGGCCGGGCCGCTGCGCGCGGTGCTGCATGTGTCGACGAGCGGGACGGATGCCGACTGGGTGGTGAAGCTGATCGACGTGTTTCCGAACGACGCGCCGGATCCCCAGCCGAATCCGAAGGAGATTCGCATGGGCGGCTATCAGATGCTGGTGCGCGGAGAGCCGTTCCGCGGGCGATTCCGCACGGGCTTCGACCGGCCGACGCCGTTCACGCCGGGCAAGATGGAGCCGGTCGAGTTCGAGCTGCCCGACGTATTCCACACATTCCGGCGCGGACACCGCATCATGATCCACGTGCAGAGCTCTTGGTTCCCTCTAGTGGACCGGAACCCGCAGAAGTTCGTGCGGATCCACGAGGCGAAGGCCAGCGACTTCGTAAAAGCGACACACCGCGTCTACCGCTCCCGCCAGGCGGCGAGCGGCGTGGTGCTGCCTATCCTCGAGTAG
- a CDS encoding pyruvate kinase: MTNTKIIATLGPATESPDMIRRLIEAGADVFRLNASHGTPEWRAQVIRSVREASEGAPFPIGILLDLQGPKIRLGTFRGGSAVLEEGAEFTITTEPIEGDATAASTTYQDFAKDVRPGDRVLLADGALELRVLESDGVSARCRVVRGGVISDKKGINLPGVQLSTPSLTRRDMEILQAGLEEGIDLVALSFVRRSSDILRLRLFLEEKGANIPIIAKIEKPEAVENLKDILAEADGVMVARGDLGVECPMEKVPFIQKSIIEQARKAGKFVITATQMLESMIENPFPTRAEVSDVANAIYDGTDAVMLSGETSVGKYPVEAVRMMDRTAHEAELSLRKYGFRELPARDYVTHAEIVADAAFHAARLAGARAIVVFSASGASARLVARYRPPVPIFTFTPSMAPARSLSVVYGVHAILQPHVSSTDEMMALMDRVLLERGLVKPRDAVVFVAGQPIGRPGTTNMMKLHRVGEAV; this comes from the coding sequence ATGACAAACACAAAAATCATCGCCACTCTTGGCCCGGCCACCGAATCGCCGGACATGATCCGGCGGCTCATCGAAGCAGGCGCGGACGTCTTCCGGCTGAACGCGAGCCACGGGACGCCGGAATGGCGCGCGCAGGTCATCCGCTCGGTCCGCGAGGCATCTGAAGGCGCTCCCTTCCCCATCGGCATCCTGCTGGACCTGCAAGGACCGAAAATCCGCCTTGGCACCTTCCGGGGCGGATCTGCCGTTCTCGAGGAGGGGGCTGAGTTCACCATCACCACGGAGCCCATCGAAGGGGATGCGACGGCCGCCTCCACCACGTACCAGGACTTCGCCAAAGATGTCCGGCCCGGAGACCGCGTCCTGCTGGCCGACGGAGCGCTCGAACTGCGCGTGCTCGAATCCGACGGCGTCAGCGCGCGCTGCCGCGTCGTCCGCGGCGGCGTCATCAGCGACAAGAAAGGCATCAACCTGCCAGGAGTCCAGCTCTCCACCCCGTCGCTGACCCGCCGGGACATGGAGATCCTCCAGGCCGGCCTCGAAGAAGGCATCGACCTGGTCGCCCTGAGCTTCGTCCGGCGCTCGTCCGACATACTGCGCCTCCGGCTTTTTCTCGAAGAAAAGGGCGCAAACATTCCGATCATTGCGAAAATCGAAAAGCCCGAAGCAGTGGAAAATCTGAAGGACATTCTGGCCGAAGCCGACGGCGTCATGGTGGCCCGCGGCGACCTCGGCGTGGAATGCCCGATGGAAAAGGTTCCGTTCATCCAGAAATCAATCATCGAACAGGCTCGCAAGGCCGGGAAATTCGTCATCACCGCGACTCAGATGCTCGAGTCGATGATCGAAAATCCCTTTCCCACCCGCGCCGAAGTCAGCGACGTCGCCAACGCCATCTATGACGGCACGGACGCCGTCATGCTCAGCGGCGAAACGTCTGTGGGCAAATACCCGGTGGAAGCCGTCCGCATGATGGACCGCACCGCCCATGAGGCCGAACTCTCCCTGCGGAAATACGGCTTCCGCGAGCTGCCCGCCCGCGATTACGTCACGCACGCCGAAATCGTCGCCGACGCCGCTTTCCATGCCGCCCGCCTCGCTGGCGCGCGGGCCATCGTTGTCTTCTCCGCTTCAGGCGCCTCGGCGCGGCTCGTGGCGCGCTACCGCCCGCCCGTGCCCATCTTCACGTTCACGCCCTCCATGGCCCCCGCCCGCTCTCTCTCCGTCGTCTATGGGGTCCATGCCATTCTCCAGCCGCACGTCTCCTCCACCGATGAAATGATGGCCCTGATGGACCGCGTGCTGCTCGAGCGCGGCCTCGTCAAGCCGCGCGATGCCGTTGTCTTCGTGGCCGGCCAGCCCATCGGCCGCCCCGGCACCACCAACATGATGAAGCTCCACCGCGTCGGCGAAGCGGTTTAA
- the uppP gene encoding undecaprenyl-diphosphatase, with translation MPIHQAILLAVIQGLTEFLPISSSAHLALAPWLLGWKDQGLAFDIALHFGTLLAVLLYFAGDWYRIVRAGLGLGGDDETFPRPMLWMLAAGTIPVGVAGLLLKHAAETVFRTPWVIGTMLIVVGVLMGWAERRARLGRQIRSITWTDAMTIGAAQALAVVPGTSRSGITLVAGLFRGLDRATAARFSFLLGTPAIAAAAADAFLDLHRAGGIPAGERALFFSAMAVSAATGCAVIAWFLRFLRQRTLKFFVAYRIVFGILIFALAFFRRLAE, from the coding sequence ATGCCCATCCACCAGGCCATTCTACTTGCGGTGATCCAGGGCCTCACCGAATTCCTTCCCATCAGCAGTTCGGCGCATCTGGCGCTGGCCCCCTGGCTGCTGGGCTGGAAAGACCAGGGACTCGCCTTCGACATTGCGCTGCATTTCGGCACGCTGCTCGCCGTGCTGCTGTATTTCGCCGGGGACTGGTACCGGATCGTCCGTGCGGGGCTGGGCCTTGGCGGAGATGATGAAACCTTTCCCCGGCCCATGTTGTGGATGCTGGCCGCGGGCACGATTCCGGTGGGCGTGGCCGGGCTGCTTTTGAAGCACGCGGCGGAGACGGTGTTCCGAACGCCCTGGGTGATTGGCACGATGCTGATCGTGGTGGGCGTGCTGATGGGCTGGGCGGAGCGAAGAGCCCGGCTTGGACGCCAGATCCGCAGCATCACCTGGACGGACGCGATGACGATCGGGGCGGCGCAGGCGCTGGCGGTGGTTCCGGGCACTTCGCGCAGCGGCATCACGCTGGTGGCCGGGCTGTTCCGCGGGCTGGATCGCGCGACCGCGGCGCGGTTTTCATTCCTGCTGGGGACGCCCGCCATCGCCGCGGCCGCGGCCGACGCCTTTCTGGACCTGCACCGCGCGGGCGGCATCCCGGCCGGCGAGCGCGCGCTGTTTTTCTCCGCGATGGCGGTCAGCGCGGCCACCGGCTGCGCGGTGATTGCCTGGTTCCTGCGGTTCCTCCGGCAGCGGACGCTGAAATTCTTTGTTGCATACCGGATTGTTTTTGGTATACTCATTTTCGCTCTGGCTTTTTTCCGCCGGCTGGCGGAATGA
- a CDS encoding ABC transporter ATP-binding protein codes for MPDRTAISVRGLRKKYGDFEAVRGIDFEVAEGEIFGLLGPNGAGKTTTVEILEGLRQRTAGEVAVLGFDPEKETAAVKDRVGVALQATNLPEKIRVSEAAELFASFYSRSADIENLLRRLQLWDKRHAFYSTLSGGQKQRLALALALVNEPELIFLDEPTTGLDPQVRLEIHSLIGRLREQSRTVLLTTHYIEEAERLCDRVAIIDEGRIVALGSPRELQQRVLGHARVEAATVQPMPEELPDAWNNAAAIAFADGRRRLTAAAENPARFIVELVRWLEGAGVEIEDLHIRRPTLEDVFLELTGKTLRD; via the coding sequence ATGCCAGACCGGACAGCGATCTCCGTTCGCGGACTCCGCAAGAAGTATGGCGATTTTGAGGCGGTGCGGGGCATTGACTTTGAAGTCGCCGAGGGCGAGATCTTCGGCCTGCTCGGCCCCAATGGCGCCGGCAAGACGACCACCGTGGAGATTCTCGAAGGACTGCGCCAGCGCACCGCCGGCGAGGTCGCCGTGCTCGGCTTCGACCCCGAAAAAGAAACCGCTGCGGTGAAGGACCGCGTCGGCGTCGCCTTGCAGGCCACCAATCTGCCCGAAAAGATCCGCGTGAGCGAAGCCGCCGAGCTGTTCGCGTCCTTCTATTCGCGCTCCGCCGACATTGAAAACCTGCTCCGCCGTCTTCAGCTCTGGGACAAGCGCCACGCCTTTTACAGCACGCTCTCCGGCGGGCAGAAACAGCGGCTCGCGCTGGCGCTGGCGCTGGTCAACGAGCCGGAGCTGATCTTCCTGGACGAACCGACCACCGGGCTCGACCCGCAGGTCCGGCTCGAAATTCACTCCCTCATCGGACGCCTCCGCGAACAGAGCCGGACCGTGCTTCTCACCACCCACTACATCGAAGAAGCCGAGCGGCTTTGCGACCGCGTGGCGATCATCGACGAAGGACGCATCGTCGCCCTTGGCAGCCCCCGCGAACTTCAGCAGCGCGTGCTTGGCCACGCGCGCGTCGAGGCGGCCACCGTGCAGCCGATGCCAGAGGAGCTGCCGGATGCCTGGAACAACGCCGCCGCCATCGCCTTCGCCGACGGCCGACGGAGACTCACGGCCGCCGCCGAAAATCCGGCCCGCTTCATCGTCGAGCTGGTCAGGTGGCTCGAAGGGGCGGGCGTCGAAATCGAAGACCTCCATATTCGCCGGCCCACCCTGGAAGACGTCTTCCTCGAACTTACCGGCAAGACGCTGAGGGACTGA